A single region of the Garra rufa chromosome 6, GarRuf1.0, whole genome shotgun sequence genome encodes:
- the LOC141336875 gene encoding serine/threonine-protein kinase pim-2-like, which produces MLGQGGFGAVYEGRRLTDGLEVAVKFVKKREDTQYIHFPEPLPMEVALLILANEGPRVPQIIQLLDWKDLGEYYIMILERPIPCQDLFDFVQHHGGRINEDLARVVMRQVTQAAYMSCQRGVLHRDIKQENLLINKDTLEVKLIDFGCGDLLQSTPYTTFMGTRMYIPPEFKSEGRYHGEPATVYSLGVLLFSLVCGTFPDSDDLIMINVNRWFIAGLTLDCCQLICSCLQSDPADRLDLGKILHHEWFKVLN; this is translated from the exons ATGCTGGGTCAAGGAGGATTTGGAGCCGTCTACGAAGGGAGGCGTCTGACGGATGGCCTGGAG GTGGCAGTGAAATTTGTGAAGAAAAGAGAGGATACACAATACATCCACTTT CCTGAACCTCTTCCAATGGAGGTCGCTCTTTTAATCCTCGCAAATGAAGGCCCCAGAGTTCCCCAGATAATCCAGCTGCTGGACTGGAAGGATCTGGGTGAGTACTACATCATGATTCTGGAGCGGCCTATTCCCTGCCAGGACTTGTTTGATTTTGTGCAGCACCATGGAGGCAGAATCAACGAGGACTTGGCTCGGGTTGTCATGCGGCAGGTGACACAAGCCGCTTACATGAGCTGCCAACGTGGGGTGCTGCACCGGGACATCAAACAGGAAAATCTTTTGATCAACAAGGACACCTTAGAAGTCAAACTAATTGACTTTGGGTGCGGCGACCTCCTTCAAAGCACACCCTATACTACATTTATGG GCACTCGAATGTACATTCCACCTGAATTTAAATCAGAGGGCAGGTACCACGGGGAGCCAGCGACAGTGTATTCACTGGGAGTGCTCTTGTTCTCGCTGGTATGCGGGACATTTCCAGACAGCGATGACCTGATTATGATCAATGTGAATCGTTGGTTCATAGCCGGATTGACACTAG ATTGCTGCCAGTTGATCTGCTCTTGTCTGCAGAGTGA